One Acanthochromis polyacanthus isolate Apoly-LR-REF ecotype Palm Island chromosome 6, KAUST_Apoly_ChrSc, whole genome shotgun sequence DNA segment encodes these proteins:
- the LOC110948303 gene encoding N-acetyltransferase family 8 member 3 gives MAQKNNIQFSIREYRPTDQHVVVSLFRDGILEHVYPAFFKAMGNPDHVGIALSICMAGYVLGGSSYFQALLFGSAWAGLIYYCCLDIYEGYMMRRLSTDMANVQASYLENPDNGFWVAEADINGQSKVVGMVAVMGKRGEEEGERFEDWNGGVTGGGSELAQDAGEGGYGEMSHLIVAFPCRRKNLGSQLTRKALDFCKERGFARLLLDVSAPQTAAISLFQKFGFVQAAFHCDTHANRWFAKLAKINVMRMEKLI, from the exons ATGgcccagaaaaacaaca TTCAGTTCTCCATCAGGGAATACAGGCCCACAGATCAACATGTGGTCGTGTCACTGTTTCGTGATGGGATCCTCGAACATGTATACCCAGCCTTTTTCAAGGCCATGGGCAATCCTGACCATGTTGGCATTGCTCTGAGCATTTGCATGGCTGGCTACGTGCTGGGAGGAAGCTCCTACTTCCAGGCTTTACTCTTTGGCAGTGCATGGGCTGGCCTCATTTATTACTGCTGCCTTGATATCTACGAGGGCTACATGATGAGGAGGCTAAGCACAGACATGGCAAATGTTCAAGCCAGCTACCTGGAAAACCCAGATAACGGATTCTGGGTGGCAGAGGCAGACATCAATGGCCAATCGAAGGTGGTGGGAATGGTGGCAGTGATGGGGAAAAGGGGAGAGGAAGAAGGCGAGAGGTTCGAGGACTGGAACGGAGGAGTGACAGGGGGAGGCTCGGAGTTGGCTCAAGATGCCGGAGAAGGAGGCTACGGTGAGATGTCTCACTTGATCGTGGCGTTTCCATGTCGCCGGAAAAATCTGGGCTCCCAGCTGACACGCAAGGCCTTGGATTTCTGCAAGGAGAGAGGCTTTGCCCGGCTCCTTCTGGACGTCAGCGCGCCTCAGACGGCGGCAATTTCCTTGTTCCAAAAATTCGGCTTTGTTCAGGCCGCATTCCACTGTGACACGCATGCTAACCGCTGGTTCGCCAAACTAGCCAAAATAAATGTGATGCGAATGGAGAAGCTAAtttaa